In a genomic window of Corvus hawaiiensis isolate bCorHaw1 chromosome Z, bCorHaw1.pri.cur, whole genome shotgun sequence:
- the ALDH7A1 gene encoding alpha-aminoadipic semialdehyde dehydrogenase isoform X1: MLGLRRAFAALLPRAGLPPAAAMSTLLISQERYAWLRELGLQEENPGVYNGRWGGRGQVVTTYCPANNEPIASVRQGNLEDYEETVKKAKEAWKVWADIPAPKRGEIVRQIGDALRQKIKVLGSLVSLEMGKIFVEGVGEVQEYVDVCDYAVGLSRMIGGPILPSERPGHALIEQWNPVGLVGVITAFNFPVAVYGWNSAIAMICGNACLWKGAPTTSLVSVAVTKIIAKVLEDNKLPGAICSLVCGGADIGTAMARDERMDLLSFTGSTKVGKQVALMVQERFGRSLLELGGNNAIIVFEDADLNLVIPSALFAAVGTAGQRCTTARRLFLHESIHDEVVAKLAKAYAQVRIGDPWDSDTLYGPLHTKEAVKMFLDAVEQAKQQGGSVVCGGKVINRPGNYVEPTIVTGLPHNAPIVHTETFAPILYVLKFKEEEEVFAWNNEVKQGLSSSIFTKDLGRIFRWLGPKGSDCGIVNVNIPTSGAEIGGAFGGEKHTGGGRESGSDSWKLYMRRSTCFEFRTCGAEQSYQNWLAK; the protein is encoded by the exons ATGCTGGGGCTCCGCCGCGCCTTCGCTGCGCTGCTGCCGCGGGCAGGGctgccgccagccgctgccatGTCCACGCTGCTGATCAGCCAGGAGCGCTACGCGTGGCTgcgggagctggggctgcaggaggagaaccCGGGCGTGTACAACGGGCGCTGGGGCGGCCGCGGGCAG GTGGTGACCACGTACTGCCCCGCCAACAACGAGCCCATCGCCAGCGTCCGGCAG GGTAATTTGGAGGATTATGAAGAAACAGTAAAGAAGGCTAAAGAGGCATGGAAGGTCTGGGCTGAT ATCCCTGCACCTAAACGTGGAGAAATAGTGCGACAGATTGGTGATGCCCTGAGACAAAAAATCAAAGTTCTAGGAAGCTTG GTCTCTTTGGAAATGGGAAAGATTTTTGTCGAGGGTGTTGGGGAAGTGCAGGAGTATGTTGATGTCTGTGACTACGCTGTTGGTTTGTCCCGAATGATTGGTGGACCTATTTTGCCTTCAGAAA GACCTGGCCATGCCCTTATAGAGCAGTGGAATCCCGTTGGGTTAGTAGGAGTCATCACAGCCTTCAACTTCCCCGTGGCAGTTTATGGGTGGAACAGTGCAATTGCAATGATTTGTGGAAATGCTTGCCTCTG gaaGGGTGCTCCTACAACGTCCCTTGTTAGTGTTGCTGTTACAAA GATAATTGCCAAAGTCTTGGAGGATAACAAGTTGCCTGGAGCAATCTGCTCTCTGGTTTGTGGTGGAGCAGACATTGG GACAGCAATGGCAAGAGATGAGAGGATGGACCTCTTGTCCTTCACTGGCAGCACAAAAGTGGGCAAGCAAGTAGCGCTTATGGTTCAGGAGAGATTTG GTCGAAGCCTGCTGGAACTGGGAGGAAACAATGCCATTATTG tgtttgaaGATGCAGATCTGAACCTAGTCATCCCATCTGCTCTATTTGCTGCTGTGGGAACAGCAGGCCAGAGGTGCACAACTGCTAGAAGGCTG TTTCTCCATGAAAGCATCCATGATGAGGTGGTGGCAAAGCTTGCCAAGGCCTATGCCCAGGTCCGCATCGGTGATCCATGGGATT CTGACACTCTGTATGGGCCTCTTCATACTAAAGAAGCAGTGAAAATGTTCCTTGATGCAGTAGAACAAGCAAAACAACAGGGAGGCTCTGTGGTCTGTGGTGGAAAG GTTATAAACCGCCCTGGAAACTATGTTGAACCAACCATTGTGACTGGCCTTCCTCATAACGCGCCCATTGTCCACACTGAGACATTTGCTCCCATACTGTATGTGCTGAAATTTAAG gaggaagaggaggtttTTGCCTGGAATAATGAAGTAAAACAAGGTCTTTCCAGCAGTATCTTTACCAaggatttgggaaggattttCCGCTGGCTTGG GCCAAAGGGATCTGACTGTGGCATTGTGAATGTTAACATCCCAACCAGTGGAGCTGAGATTGGAGGTGCTTTTG GTGGTGAAAAGCACACTGGTGGGGGAAGAGAATCTGGAAGTGATTCATGGAAACTTTATATGAGACGATCTACTTG CTTTGAATTCCGTACATGTGGTGCAGAACAATCCTACCAGAACTGGCTTGCTAAGTGA
- the ALDH7A1 gene encoding alpha-aminoadipic semialdehyde dehydrogenase isoform X2, with amino-acid sequence MLGLRRAFAALLPRAGLPPAAAMSTLLISQERYAWLRELGLQEENPGVYNGRWGGRGQVVTTYCPANNEPIASVRQGNLEDYEETVKKAKEAWKVWADIPAPKRGEIVRQIGDALRQKIKVLGSLVSLEMGKIFVEGVGEVQEYVDVCDYAVGLSRMIGGPILPSERPGHALIEQWNPVGLVGVITAFNFPVAVYGWNSAIAMICGNACLWKGAPTTSLVSVAVTKIIAKVLEDNKLPGAICSLVCGGADIGTAMARDERMDLLSFTGSTKVGKQVALMVQERFGRSLLELGGNNAIIVFEDADLNLVIPSALFAAVGTAGQRCTTARRLFLHESIHDEVVAKLAKAYAQVRIGDPWDSDTLYGPLHTKEAVKMFLDAVEQAKQQGGSVVCGGKVINRPGNYVEPTIVTGLPHNAPIVHTETFAPILYVLKFKEEEEVFAWNNEVKQGLSSSIFTKDLGRIFRWLGPKGSDCGIVNVNIPTSGAEIGGAFGGEKHTGGGRESGSDSWKLYMRRSTCTINYSKDLPLAQGIKFQ; translated from the exons ATGCTGGGGCTCCGCCGCGCCTTCGCTGCGCTGCTGCCGCGGGCAGGGctgccgccagccgctgccatGTCCACGCTGCTGATCAGCCAGGAGCGCTACGCGTGGCTgcgggagctggggctgcaggaggagaaccCGGGCGTGTACAACGGGCGCTGGGGCGGCCGCGGGCAG GTGGTGACCACGTACTGCCCCGCCAACAACGAGCCCATCGCCAGCGTCCGGCAG GGTAATTTGGAGGATTATGAAGAAACAGTAAAGAAGGCTAAAGAGGCATGGAAGGTCTGGGCTGAT ATCCCTGCACCTAAACGTGGAGAAATAGTGCGACAGATTGGTGATGCCCTGAGACAAAAAATCAAAGTTCTAGGAAGCTTG GTCTCTTTGGAAATGGGAAAGATTTTTGTCGAGGGTGTTGGGGAAGTGCAGGAGTATGTTGATGTCTGTGACTACGCTGTTGGTTTGTCCCGAATGATTGGTGGACCTATTTTGCCTTCAGAAA GACCTGGCCATGCCCTTATAGAGCAGTGGAATCCCGTTGGGTTAGTAGGAGTCATCACAGCCTTCAACTTCCCCGTGGCAGTTTATGGGTGGAACAGTGCAATTGCAATGATTTGTGGAAATGCTTGCCTCTG gaaGGGTGCTCCTACAACGTCCCTTGTTAGTGTTGCTGTTACAAA GATAATTGCCAAAGTCTTGGAGGATAACAAGTTGCCTGGAGCAATCTGCTCTCTGGTTTGTGGTGGAGCAGACATTGG GACAGCAATGGCAAGAGATGAGAGGATGGACCTCTTGTCCTTCACTGGCAGCACAAAAGTGGGCAAGCAAGTAGCGCTTATGGTTCAGGAGAGATTTG GTCGAAGCCTGCTGGAACTGGGAGGAAACAATGCCATTATTG tgtttgaaGATGCAGATCTGAACCTAGTCATCCCATCTGCTCTATTTGCTGCTGTGGGAACAGCAGGCCAGAGGTGCACAACTGCTAGAAGGCTG TTTCTCCATGAAAGCATCCATGATGAGGTGGTGGCAAAGCTTGCCAAGGCCTATGCCCAGGTCCGCATCGGTGATCCATGGGATT CTGACACTCTGTATGGGCCTCTTCATACTAAAGAAGCAGTGAAAATGTTCCTTGATGCAGTAGAACAAGCAAAACAACAGGGAGGCTCTGTGGTCTGTGGTGGAAAG GTTATAAACCGCCCTGGAAACTATGTTGAACCAACCATTGTGACTGGCCTTCCTCATAACGCGCCCATTGTCCACACTGAGACATTTGCTCCCATACTGTATGTGCTGAAATTTAAG gaggaagaggaggtttTTGCCTGGAATAATGAAGTAAAACAAGGTCTTTCCAGCAGTATCTTTACCAaggatttgggaaggattttCCGCTGGCTTGG GCCAAAGGGATCTGACTGTGGCATTGTGAATGTTAACATCCCAACCAGTGGAGCTGAGATTGGAGGTGCTTTTG GTGGTGAAAAGCACACTGGTGGGGGAAGAGAATCTGGAAGTGATTCATGGAAACTTTATATGAGACGATCTACTTG TACAATCAACTACAGCAAAGATTTGCCTTTGGCTCAAGGAATCAAGTTTCAGTAA